In Rhodobium gokarnense, the genomic stretch GCGCCGGGTCCGGTGCGAGCCTCCGACGAATCGCCGCTGCCGGGCTCCGGCAACTGGCGACGCCTTCGACTTTAGTTTATAAAGATCGCATGTGTCGAGGAGGGGTGTTTGTGAGTCCTTGGCCGGGCTCCGCTGCCGATTTCTGACGGAATCCCAGTCCGTCAACCTTGCTTGTCACGACATCTTGGCGCAGGTCCGCTTTGATGCGGGTCAAGGCCCGACGCGCTCAAATTCATAAGGTGCGCCGCGAAGAAAGGGGCTCTCATGTTCGAAATTCGTATTCATGGCCGCGGCGGGCAAGGCGTTGTCACTGCCGCGGAAGTGTTGTCCGTGGCCGCCTTCGACGAGGGCATGCATGCCCAGGCCTTCCCGAGTTTCGGGTCCGAGCGAATGGGCGCGCCGGTGATTTCCTACTGCCGCATCGACGACAAGGAGATCCGGCTGCGCGAGCCGATCCTGGAGCCGGACGCCCTGATCATCCAGGACCCGACGCTTCTGCATTCCGTTGACGTCTTTTCCGGCCTGAAGCGCGACGGCTACATCCTGATCAATTCCAGCCGCACATTCGAGGAACTCGGCATCGCCGACTTCGTCGCCAACCTGCCCGACCGCCAAGTCGTCGACATCGGCGCGACGGAGATCGCCGTCAAGCATATCGGCCGGCCGGTGCCGAACGCGGCCCTCCTCGGCGGCCTCGCCGCCATCACCGGCAGGCTGCAACTGGAATCGGTGGAAAAGGCGATCGGGGAGAAGTTTCCGCCCGCCCTTGCCAAGGCCAACATCGCCGCCGCCCGCGAGGCCTATGAACTCGCCAAGGCAGCCGTAGGGGAGCCCGTCAATGCTTAAGCAGACCGAAGGATCGCAGGCCGTCGCAGAGGCAGTCGCCCTCTCGCGGCCGGAAGTGGTATGCGCCTATCCGATCACGCCGCAGACCCATATCGTGGAAGGCGTCGGCGCGCTGGTGAAGGCCGGCACCCTGAAGAACTGCGAATTCATCAACGTGGAATCGGAGTTCGCCGCGCTCTCCGTCGCCATCGGCTCGTCGGCCGCCGGCGCACGCACCTATACGGCGACGGCCAGCCAGGGCCTCCTGTTCATGGCGGAAGCCGTCTACAACGCCGCCGGCCTCGGCCTCCCCATCGTCATGACCGTCGGCAACCGGGCGATCGGCGCGCCGATCAACATCTGGAACGACCAGACCGACTCCATGGCGCTGAAGGATTCCGGCTGGATCCAGCTCCATGCAGAAACCAACCAGGAAGCCGCTGACCTCCACATCCAGGCCTTCCGCCTCGCCGAGATGCTGTCCTGCCCGGTCATGGTCTGCATGGACGGCTTCATCCTCACCCACGCCTATGAGCGGGTCGACATCCCGACCCAGGAAGAGGTCGACGCCTTCCTGCCGCCCTTCGAACCGGTCCAGGTGGTCGATCCGGCCGAGCCCTATTCGATCGGCGCCATGGTCGGCCCGGACGCCTTCACCGAGGTGCGCTACCTGGCCCACCACAAGCAGCTCCGCGCCCTCGACCTGATCCCGGAGATCGCCGAGGACTTCGAGGCCCGCTTCGGGCGCAAGTCCGGCGGCCTGATCCATCCCTATCGCACCGAGGATGCGGAGACGATCGTCGTCGCCCTCGGCTCGGTCAACGGCACCATCAAGGACGTCATCGACGCCATGCGCGACGACGGCCACAAGATCGGCTGCGTCGCCGTCTGCTCGTTCCGGCCGTTCCCGCTGGAGGCCCTGCGCGACGCGCTGCACGATGCGCTGCGCATCGTCTGCGTTGAAAAGAGCCTCGCCATCGGTATCGGTGGCGTCCTCGCCTCGGCCGTGCGGATGTCGCTGCGCCGGCTCTACCGCGAGGTCTTCACCGTCGTCGCCGGTCTTGGCGGCCGGCCGATCACCCGCGCCTCCCTGCGCGACGTGTTCGAGCGCGCCGAGGCTGAAATGCTCGACGACGTCACCTTCCTCGACCTCAACTGGGAGGTCGTCAACGCCCATCTCGCCCGCGCCCGCGAGGTCCGCAAGTCCGGTCCGATCGCGGAGAACATCCTGAAGGCCATGCACGCCGACGAAGGTGCGGACATCGAAGAAGCGGAGGCAGGCGAATGACCACCGACCCCGTAAAGACCGAACCCGCTGTAGGCTCTGGCGCCCAGCAGAAGGTCAAGTTCTACCAGACCGGCACCCACACCGTCGGCAACCGGCTGCTCGACGAGGCCCAGCGCACCGTCCAGGCCTCCATGGACCGCTCCAACGCCATCACCTCCGGCCACCGCGCCTGCCAGGGCTGCGGCGAGGCGCTCGGCGCCCGCTATGCGCTGGACGCGGCGATGATGGCGACCGAAGGCCAGCTCATCGCGGTCAACGCCACCGGCTGCCTTGAGGTCTTCACCACGCCCTATCCGGAAACCTCCTGGCAGATCCCGTGGCTGCATTCCCTGTTCGGCAATGCGCCCGCGGTCGCCACCGGCGTTGCCGCCGCGCTCCGGGTCAAGGGCCGCGACAATGTCCGCGTCGTTGCGCAGGGCGGCGACGGCGGCACGGTCGACATCGGCTTCGGGTGCCTGTCCGGCATGTTCGAGCGCAACGACGACGTGCTCTACATCTGCTACGACAACGAGGCCTACATGAACACCGGCGTGCAGCGCTCCTCGGCGACGCCGCCGGCCGCCCGCACCGCGACGACGCCCGCCGTCGGCGACGAGCCGGGCAACGTCTTCGGCACCGGCAAGAACCTGCCGCTGATCGCCATGGCCCACAACATCCCCTATGTCGCCACCGCCAGCGTCGCCGACCTGCACGACCTGGAGGAAAAGGTGACCAAGGCGATGAGCATCCACGGCGCCCGCTACATCCACATCATGGTGCCCTGTCCGCTCGGCTGGGGCGCCGCCTCCCACGACACCATGAAGCTCGCCCGCCTTGCCGTCCAATCGGGCATCTTCCCGCTGTTCGAGGCCGAGCACGGCGAGGTCAAGACCGTCCAGAAGATCCGCCGCAAGGTGCCGGTGGAGGAATATCTGAAACCGCAGAAGCGCTTTGCGCATCTGTTCAAGGGCGAAGGCGACGTCGACCGCATCGCCGCCATCCAGCGCATGGCCGATGCCAACATCAAGCGCTTTGGCCTTCTCGACGGAGAGGAACGGTAATGTCCGGCAAGCTGCCCTTTGCGATCACGCTCGACCCCGGCACCAGCCTTGCCAACCACACCGGCTCCTGGCGCACCGAACGGCCCGTCTATATCGACCGCCTGCCGCCCTGCAACAATGCCTGCCCGGCCGGCGAGGACATCCAGGGCTGGCTGTTCCACGCCGAAAGCGGCGACTATGCCGAGGCCTGGCAGAGCCTTGTCCGCAACAATCCGCTGCCGGCCGTCATGGGCCGCGTCTGCTACCACCCCTGCGAGGGCGTCTGCAATCGCGGCCACCTCGACGAGGCCGTCAGCATCCACGGCGTGGAGCGCTTCCTCGGCGACTATGCGATCAAGAACAAGCTGGTCCCGCGGATCGATGCCGAACCCACCGGCAAGAAGGTGCTGGTCGTCGGCGCCGGCCCGAGCGGGCTCTCCGCCGCCTACCACCTGACCCGGTCCGGCCACAAGGTGACGATCCGCGAGGCCGGCCCGATGGCCGGCGGCATGATGCGCTTCGGCATCCCGAAATACCGCCTGCCGCGCGAGGTCCTCGATGCGGAGATCGCACGTATCGTCGACCTCGGCGTCGCGCTTGAGCTGAACACCAAGGTAGAGGACATCGAGGGTGCCTTCACCGAGGAAGGCTTCGATGCGGTGTTCGTCGCCGTCGGCGCGCACCTTGCCAAGCGCATCGACATCCCGGCCCACAGCGCCGGCAAGATCCTCGATGCCGTCTCGGTGCTGCGCGACATGGAGGTCGGCGCCGAACCGCCGCAACTCGGCCGCCGCGTCATCGTCTATGGCGGCGGCAACACGGCGATGGACGTCGCCCGCACCGCCAAGCGCCTCGGCGCCAACGAGGCGATGATCGTCTACCGCCGCACCCGCGAGCAGATGCCGGCGCACGAGTTCGAGGCCCGCGAGGCCGAGGAGGAGGGCGTCCTCATCCACTGGCTGCGCACCATCAAGGAGATCGACGAGACCACCTTCACGGTGGAGAAGATGACGATCGACGCGGACGGCCGGCCGGTCCCGACCGGCGAGTTCGAGACGCTGGAGGCCGACACCCTGGTGCTCGCCCTCGGCCAGGACGTCGACACCGGCTTCCTCACCAAGGTGCCGGGCGTCAACGTCGCCGGCGACGGCATCGTCGAGGTCGACGACCAGATGATGACCGGCCGCACCGGCCTCTTTGCCGGCGGCGACATGGTGCCGGCAGAGCGCACCGTCACGGTCGCCATCGGCCACGGCAAGCACGCCGCCCGCAACATCGATGCGTTCCTGCGCGGCGAGCGCTACGTCCACCCGGACGCCCACGAGCTGGCCGACTTTTCCAAGATCAACACCTGGTACTATGACGACGCGCCCCAGCGGGTGCAGGGCCAGCTCGACATCGTCCGCCGCCAGACCAGCTTCGACGAGGTCCTGAAGGGCTTCAACGAGGAAACGGCCCTGTTCGAGGCCCGGCGGTGCCTGTCCTGCGGCAACTGCTTTGAATGCGATAACTGCTACGGCATCTGCCCGGACAACGCCGTCATAAAACTCGGCCCCGGCAACCGCTTCCGGTTCAACTATGACTACTGCAAGGGCTGCGGCATGTGCGCCGCCGAATGCCCCTGCGGCGCCATCAAGATGGTGCCGGAGGAGGTGTAGCGCGGAGGTCTGACGGCGGGCGGCGCGTTCGTCGCCCGTCATTGCGAACGAGCGCAGCGAGTGCGGCAATCCAGGGCCAAACGCTCAGAGCAAGCTGCCCTGTATCGCCGCGTCGCCTTCCCGGGCTCGCGTCACGCGCCGCGCCCCGTCCTTCGGACCCTCGCGATGACGGGTGGTGGCGGTGCTTGTTTGCGCGCTCCTCATAACTCGGCGTCATTGCCGGGCTTGACCCGGTAATCCATGAGGCCTTTGAAATCAATCACTTATGGTGCGCCGTGTGTGGCGAGGCATCATGGACCACCGGGTCGAGCCCGGTGGTGACGCAGAGTGTTGGGATGCCGCAGTGTGCAAGCTGCGAACGGGATAGCACTGAGGCTGTTCCGGCCGCCGTCACGGCGACGGTCGCTGCCCGCCCGGCCTACCCGTCGATCCGCGCTGCGATAATAGCAATCGCCTTCTGGTACACCCCGGCCGCGTTCCAGCCCTGGATGGCCGCAAAGTTCGGCTGGCCGGGCTGGTAGCCGGCGCCGGGGCGCCAGCCGTGGCCTTTCAGGAAATTGGCCGTGGAGGCGAGGGCGTCGGGGCGCGAGCGGATCAGGTCGGCGCGGCCGTTGCCGTCGAAGTCGACGGCGTATTTCCAGTAGTTGGACGGCAGGAACTGGGTCTGGCCGAGTTCGCCGTGGCCGGCGCCGCGCATCTCGCCCCGGCTCAGGTGGCCCTTCTGGATGATCTTCAGGGCCGCATAGAGCTCGTTCTTGAAGAAGGCCGAGCGCCGGCAGTCATAGGCGAGCGTCGACAGCGCCGAGATGGCGTCCTGGTTGCCGAGATAGCCGCCGAAGCCGGTCTCCATGCCCCAGATCGCCAGCAGCACCCCCGGCGGCACGCCGTAGCGCCGCTCGATGCTGTCGAACAGCCGGCTCTGCTGGCGCTTGATCCGCTTGCCCTTGGCGACGATGGCGTTGGCGCCGCGCTTCTGCATGAAGGTCTCGAGCGACATCTTGAAGGAGCGCTGGTTGCGGTCGAGGTGGATCGTCTTGGTCGCATAGGAGACGTTGTCGAGGGTGGCGCGGATCGTGCTCTGGCGGATGCCGTTGGCCGCCGCCTCGCGCTTGAAGTCATCGACCCAGCGCTGGAAACCGGCGGAGGTGTTGCCGCATTTGGCGGCAAGCGCCGGCGCGGCGGCCGCGGCGAGAAAGGCGAGGGCGGCGATGACGCCGGCGATGGGGCGAACCATCAGATGCATGGGAAATCCTCCGTCTCATGCTGGCCCGTCCGGAAAACCGGCGGTGCGGATCGGGATTTTGCCGAAACGTCGCGGCGCTGTCACGACAGAACATCACCGGCGGTAAACATTGACGCAAATCCCCGGATTTCGGGGGTGAAATGCCGCTTTACTCCGAGCCGCGATGGAGGAAACCCGGGCCGCTGCCGACGATCTCCTCGTCGATGGCGCCGATCGCATTGCGGTCCTTGCCCTCGTAGTCGAACAGCATCAGCATGTGCCGGATGGCGTTGATCCGCGCGCGCCGCTTGTCGTTGGCGCGGATGATGGTCCAGGGCGCGTGGTCGGAATGCGACATCTCGATCATCCGGTCGCGGGCCTCGGTGTATTCGTCCCACATGCCGAGCGACTTGCGGTCGACCGGCGACAGCTTCCAGATCTTGAGCGGGTCGTGGCGCCGCTCGTGGAAGCGCACGAGCTGCATCTCCCGGCCGATATTGAGCCAGTATTTGATGAACAGGATGCCGGCCTCCACCAGCATGTCCTCAAAGCGCGGCACCTCGCGCAGGAAGGATTCGCTCTCCGCCTCCGTGCAGAACCCCATCACCCGCTCCACGACAGCCCGGTTGTACCAGGACCGGTCGAACAGCACGAACTCGCCGCTCGTCGGCAAGTGGTTGGCGTAGCGCTGGAAATACCACTGGCCCAGCTCCTTTTCGGTGGGCTTGGGCAGCGCCACGACCCGCGCGGACCGCGGGTTCATGTTTTCCACGAAGCGCTTGATGGTGCCGCCCTTGCCGGCCGCATCGCGCCCTTCGAACAGCATCACCACCCGGGCGCCGGTCTCGCGGGCATGGGCCTGCGCCTTCACCAGCTCGATCTGCAGGGCCTCCAGCTCGTCATCATAGGTGTCGCTGTCGAGCTTCTTGTCGTGCGGATAGCCGCCGGACGAGAACGCCGCCTTCCTGATTTTTTTAGGCAGCTCAGGATCGTCGAGGTCGAAATCCGTATACAATGCCGTAGATTTTTGACTGTCGTTCTTCATGTTGTCGTCGTGCGCTGGCTTCATGGTGCGATCGCAAAGGCGCGGTGAGTCGGAAAAGTGTAGCAACCCGGGGGCCCGCGCGAAACCGCAGCCGCGGATGGCTTGTCCCGGGGCGAAGCGGCGGCATCGGAGGAAACGGCAGTGCGCCGGAACGCAAAGAACGATAACGGGAACGACGCATGAGCGACCGCGACCGCATCGACGCGCCGGCGCCGGTCAGCGTGCCGGTGGCCCATGCCGCGCGCCAGCGCCTGGTCGAGGATCGCTGGGTGCTCGCCGTCGTCGCCGCCATCCTCGCCTGGCTCGTGTTCCTGCACGAGGTGCCGGTGGCCTATGCGCTCGGCGCCTTTGCCGCCGTCCTCTTCGCCGCCACCGTGATGCCGCGCCAGCGGGCGGTCAACCGGCTGGCGGCGCGCGGCGAGCGCGCCCGGGGCCTGTGGCCCGACACCGGCATGAAGGTGATCGTCGAGGCGCTGCCCCAGGCCGGCTTCCTGGTCGACCGCCGCGGCATCGTGCGCTACGTCAACGACGAGGCGCAGCAGATGTTCGGCCCGGTGCGGCCGGGCGACCCGCTGTCCTTCCGGCTGCGCATTCCCTCCGTCCTGGAGGCCATCGACCGGGTCTCGGCGGGCGAGCCGCCGGAGCGTATCCGCTGGTCGGAAAAGGTGCCGACCGAGCGCTGGCTGGAGGCCTTTGTGACGCGGGTCGGCCTCGCCCCGGCCGACACGGGCCGCGCCGCGCTGCGCGACGGCTTCATCCTCGTCGTCGTCAGCGACCTCACCGAACAGCGGCGGCTGGAGCGCATGCGCGCCGATTTCGTTGCCAATGCCAGCCACGAGCTGCGCACGCCGCTCGCCTCCCTCAGCGGCTTCATCGAGACCCTGCAGGGCGCGGCCCGCGACGATCCCGGCGCCCAGGAGCGCTTCCTGCAGATCATGAACGACCAGGCCGCGCGCATGTCGCGGCTGATCGACGACCTGTTGTCCCTGTCGCGGATCGAGATGCGCGCCCATGTCCGGCCCGACACCCTCATCGACCTCCACGATGTCGTCGACCACGTCGTCGATGCGCTGACGCCGTCGGCGAACGAGTTCGGGGTCGCCATCGAGACCGACCTGCCGGACACCCCGCTGGTCGTGCGCGGCGACCATGACGAGCTGGTGCAGGTGTTCGAGAACCTGGTGGAGAACGCCATCAAATACGGCAGCGACGGCGAGCGGGTGCGCGTCTCGGCCGTCTCGGAGGACATCGCCGGCGGCGACGGCTTCGTCACCGTCTCGGTGCGCGACTGGGGCCCCGGCATCGCCCGCGAGCACCTGCCGCGGCTGACGGAGCGCTTCTATCGGATCGACGTCGCCTCGAGCCGGGAGAAGAAGGGGACGGGTCTCGGCCTTGCCATCGTCAAGCATATTCTCAACCGCCACAGGGCCCACATGACGGTCGACAACGCTCCGGGCAGGGGCGCCGTGTTCACAGTTCGCATGGCGCGGGCGAAAATTCCGGGCGCCGACTCCAAAGCCGAATAAATAGTTAGAATAATCAATTGACTAAACTGTCATCAAACAGTCATTCAAGAGTCATAGAACGTTCGCGTGGCGCCATTAGCGTGCCGATCGGTGACGCGGCCCCCGGCCGCGGTCATTCATCACACAACCCCCTTCAGACGACCTACACATCACAGGGAGAGGTCACGTGAAATTCAACACTTATGCAAGTGTCGCCGCGTTCGCCATCGCTGGCGTGCTCGCCACCGGTGCCGCTGAGGCCCGCGATCAGATCCAGATCGCCGGCTCGTCCACCGTTCTGCCTTACGCCTCCATCGTTGCCGAGGCCTTCGGCGAGAACACCGATTTCCCGACCCCGGTTGTTGAGTCCGGCGGTTCGTCGGCCGGTCTGAAGAAGTTCTGCACCGGCGTCGGCGAGAACACCATCGACATCGCCAACGCCTCGCGCAAGATCAAGGACAAGGAAGTCAAGACCTGCGCCGAGAACGGCGTTGCCGACATCATCGAGGTCCGCATCGGCTATGACGGCATCGTCTTCGCCTCGGACATCAACGGCCCGTCCTTCTCCTTCACCCCCGCTGACTGGTACAAGGCCCTGTCCGCCAAGGTCGTCGTCGACGGCAAGATCGTCGACAACCCGTACAAGACCTGGAAGGACGTCAATCCGGACTTCCCGGCCCAGCCGATCATGGCCTTCGTTCCGGGCACCAAGCACGGCACCCGCGAAGTCTTCGAAGAGAAGGTGATCGTTGCCGGCTGCGAAGCCACCGGCGACATCGAGGCCTACAAGGAAGCCGCCGGCGGCGACGGCAAGGCTGCCGAGAAGGAATGCATGGCGCTGCGCACCGACGGCCTGTCGGTCGACATCGACGGCGACTACACCGAGACGCTGGCCCGCATCGACTCCAACAAGGACGGCATCGGCGTGTTCGGTCTGGCGTTCTACGAGAACAACACCGACAAGCTGCAGGTTGCCACCATGTCCGGCGTGACCCCGTCCACCGAGACGATCGCCTCCGGCGAGTATCCGGTGTCCCGGCCGCTGTTCTTCTACATCAAGAAGGCGCATATCGGCGTCATTCCGGGCCTCAAGGAATATGCCGAGTTCTTCGTCTCCGACGAGATCGCCGGCCCGAGCGGCCCGCTTGCCCAGTACGGCCTGGTCGCCGATCCCGAGCTCGCCCAGACTCAGGAAGCCGTGACCGCCGAAACCACCATGGGCAACTAATC encodes the following:
- the porA gene encoding pyruvate ferredoxin oxidoreductase; the protein is MLKQTEGSQAVAEAVALSRPEVVCAYPITPQTHIVEGVGALVKAGTLKNCEFINVESEFAALSVAIGSSAAGARTYTATASQGLLFMAEAVYNAAGLGLPIVMTVGNRAIGAPINIWNDQTDSMALKDSGWIQLHAETNQEAADLHIQAFRLAEMLSCPVMVCMDGFILTHAYERVDIPTQEEVDAFLPPFEPVQVVDPAEPYSIGAMVGPDAFTEVRYLAHHKQLRALDLIPEIAEDFEARFGRKSGGLIHPYRTEDAETIVVALGSVNGTIKDVIDAMRDDGHKIGCVAVCSFRPFPLEALRDALHDALRIVCVEKSLAIGIGGVLASAVRMSLRRLYREVFTVVAGLGGRPITRASLRDVFERAEAEMLDDVTFLDLNWEVVNAHLARAREVRKSGPIAENILKAMHADEGADIEEAEAGE
- the ppk2 gene encoding polyphosphate kinase 2, which produces MKNDSQKSTALYTDFDLDDPELPKKIRKAAFSSGGYPHDKKLDSDTYDDELEALQIELVKAQAHARETGARVVMLFEGRDAAGKGGTIKRFVENMNPRSARVVALPKPTEKELGQWYFQRYANHLPTSGEFVLFDRSWYNRAVVERVMGFCTEAESESFLREVPRFEDMLVEAGILFIKYWLNIGREMQLVRFHERRHDPLKIWKLSPVDRKSLGMWDEYTEARDRMIEMSHSDHAPWTIIRANDKRRARINAIRHMLMLFDYEGKDRNAIGAIDEEIVGSGPGFLHRGSE
- a CDS encoding ATP-binding protein; its protein translation is MSDRDRIDAPAPVSVPVAHAARQRLVEDRWVLAVVAAILAWLVFLHEVPVAYALGAFAAVLFAATVMPRQRAVNRLAARGERARGLWPDTGMKVIVEALPQAGFLVDRRGIVRYVNDEAQQMFGPVRPGDPLSFRLRIPSVLEAIDRVSAGEPPERIRWSEKVPTERWLEAFVTRVGLAPADTGRAALRDGFILVVVSDLTEQRRLERMRADFVANASHELRTPLASLSGFIETLQGAARDDPGAQERFLQIMNDQAARMSRLIDDLLSLSRIEMRAHVRPDTLIDLHDVVDHVVDALTPSANEFGVAIETDLPDTPLVVRGDHDELVQVFENLVENAIKYGSDGERVRVSAVSEDIAGGDGFVTVSVRDWGPGIAREHLPRLTERFYRIDVASSREKKGTGLGLAIVKHILNRHRAHMTVDNAPGRGAVFTVRMARAKIPGADSKAE
- a CDS encoding substrate-binding domain-containing protein, giving the protein MKFNTYASVAAFAIAGVLATGAAEARDQIQIAGSSTVLPYASIVAEAFGENTDFPTPVVESGGSSAGLKKFCTGVGENTIDIANASRKIKDKEVKTCAENGVADIIEVRIGYDGIVFASDINGPSFSFTPADWYKALSAKVVVDGKIVDNPYKTWKDVNPDFPAQPIMAFVPGTKHGTREVFEEKVIVAGCEATGDIEAYKEAAGGDGKAAEKECMALRTDGLSVDIDGDYTETLARIDSNKDGIGVFGLAFYENNTDKLQVATMSGVTPSTETIASGEYPVSRPLFFYIKKAHIGVIPGLKEYAEFFVSDEIAGPSGPLAQYGLVADPELAQTQEAVTAETTMGN
- a CDS encoding NAD(P)-binding protein; this encodes MSGKLPFAITLDPGTSLANHTGSWRTERPVYIDRLPPCNNACPAGEDIQGWLFHAESGDYAEAWQSLVRNNPLPAVMGRVCYHPCEGVCNRGHLDEAVSIHGVERFLGDYAIKNKLVPRIDAEPTGKKVLVVGAGPSGLSAAYHLTRSGHKVTIREAGPMAGGMMRFGIPKYRLPREVLDAEIARIVDLGVALELNTKVEDIEGAFTEEGFDAVFVAVGAHLAKRIDIPAHSAGKILDAVSVLRDMEVGAEPPQLGRRVIVYGGGNTAMDVARTAKRLGANEAMIVYRRTREQMPAHEFEAREAEEEGVLIHWLRTIKEIDETTFTVEKMTIDADGRPVPTGEFETLEADTLVLALGQDVDTGFLTKVPGVNVAGDGIVEVDDQMMTGRTGLFAGGDMVPAERTVTVAIGHGKHAARNIDAFLRGERYVHPDAHELADFSKINTWYYDDAPQRVQGQLDIVRRQTSFDEVLKGFNEETALFEARRCLSCGNCFECDNCYGICPDNAVIKLGPGNRFRFNYDYCKGCGMCAAECPCGAIKMVPEEV
- a CDS encoding lytic murein transglycosylase, with translation MHLMVRPIAGVIAALAFLAAAAAPALAAKCGNTSAGFQRWVDDFKREAAANGIRQSTIRATLDNVSYATKTIHLDRNQRSFKMSLETFMQKRGANAIVAKGKRIKRQQSRLFDSIERRYGVPPGVLLAIWGMETGFGGYLGNQDAISALSTLAYDCRRSAFFKNELYAALKIIQKGHLSRGEMRGAGHGELGQTQFLPSNYWKYAVDFDGNGRADLIRSRPDALASTANFLKGHGWRPGAGYQPGQPNFAAIQGWNAAGVYQKAIAIIAARIDG
- a CDS encoding 2-oxoacid:acceptor oxidoreductase family protein — protein: MFEIRIHGRGGQGVVTAAEVLSVAAFDEGMHAQAFPSFGSERMGAPVISYCRIDDKEIRLREPILEPDALIIQDPTLLHSVDVFSGLKRDGYILINSSRTFEELGIADFVANLPDRQVVDIGATEIAVKHIGRPVPNAALLGGLAAITGRLQLESVEKAIGEKFPPALAKANIAAAREAYELAKAAVGEPVNA
- a CDS encoding thiamine pyrophosphate-dependent enzyme, which produces MTTDPVKTEPAVGSGAQQKVKFYQTGTHTVGNRLLDEAQRTVQASMDRSNAITSGHRACQGCGEALGARYALDAAMMATEGQLIAVNATGCLEVFTTPYPETSWQIPWLHSLFGNAPAVATGVAAALRVKGRDNVRVVAQGGDGGTVDIGFGCLSGMFERNDDVLYICYDNEAYMNTGVQRSSATPPAARTATTPAVGDEPGNVFGTGKNLPLIAMAHNIPYVATASVADLHDLEEKVTKAMSIHGARYIHIMVPCPLGWGAASHDTMKLARLAVQSGIFPLFEAEHGEVKTVQKIRRKVPVEEYLKPQKRFAHLFKGEGDVDRIAAIQRMADANIKRFGLLDGEER